CTGCGATGGACAAAACATTCGGCCTGTTATGATGGTTCCTCGCTTCTGCCTCCCACGCTTTTCTTGTTTCTTCAGCCACATCAGGATGTAGAGCAATTTCCTTTAGCTCACGAAGGTGAGTGATTTCAATGTTGGAAAGACCAACTAGATTCTTGCAGATCAGTTGGAGCGAGATAATTTCCGACCGAGCTCCATCTTCAATTGTTAGGACAGACGTCCCCACAAGTTTCAGCTCAAGACACAGACAGTGCAGGCTCCTGAACTTCCCATGTTGTATGACCAAACCGTCGACGCTATTGGCAGCCAACTTGAGGTAAAGCAAGACAGGCATCTCACCAAGGACTGACAGAAGATATCGTGTCACAGACACGGTGGTCGAAATGCTTAGCTTAGTGAGATCACGAAACAGAGCTACAAACTTAGGCAATATAGCTGGGTTGGAGTTGCCATGTAGCTTGAGTGAGCTGAGATGGCATACATGTCCTGCTCTCAAACTGTAGTGTTGACATATTTGATCTAGAGCAGAAAGGGAACCTTGGGGCAATCCTTGGAAGTAAAGGGACAGGGAGCGGACGTTGTCTTCACCCATCGGAGTTTCAATGTACTTTTGGATGGCCTTAGAAAGGTTACCATTCATGCCGGCCTGATCTTGTTCAGTTTCCTCACACTCACACCATATCTTGACCTTGTTCAACTTTTTCATATGGTCCATAAGTAGCAAAAATCCCCGACCCTTGTCAGCAACGAATCCCGCAACGGTCTCCAACATACATTCTTTTGGCAGTCTCTCTGTCTTGACTGGGTCTTGAAGCTTAAATTTTCCAATTAGATGAATCAAACAGGGTAGTTCAATAGCTTCCACTGGCAGGACATTCACCCTTGCCTTGCTTGCATCAAGTGTCTCCAACAACTTTAGTTGTGCAATTTCTTTGGGAATCATGGTGATATTGGGCCCAAGGCTTAGATATCTCAGATTCCATAGCTTGCATATATCTTTGAGATGACAATCTCTCACATCAATGCACCCTTCCATGTCCAGCACTCGTGTAAGTTTGTACTGGCTAAAATTGGAAATAGCATCACATGCATTTCCTATGACTGTCAGAGATCGAACACGAGATAAATCAATATCAGGCATGGTTCTGGAATTTATGACATCGCTATCGTGGATAAAGAAGTGACGAACTTTTTTTTGCTGAGCACCAAAGGGCATGATGAATTTCTTAGACATGGACTTGTGCAACGTGAATGCGTGCATGATACCATGAGCTTTGCATGTCTTTCCTATGGCATTGCTGATTGGAGCAACAGGCAGGATGATGCTTCTGTTGATAAGTGTCTTGAAGTTTTCATTAGCTGCAGTTTGGTGCCGGCCTTGATGATGGCGTGCATATCCTTCGGCCAACCATCGCCTAATCATGACATTTTTCTTGAAGGGGCGATCAACTGGGAATATACCAAGATACAGCAAGCAGGTTCTGACAGTGTAATCAGACAGACTGGTGTAATTTTCTCTGAGCACACCTCGAAGCCTTGCAAAGTTAGGCTCGTCGTCTTCGCGTTCCAGATACGTACCCAGCTCGTTGCACAATTTATTGCAGAATTTACCCGTGAGTACATTTTCACAGCTCAGTTGGCAGGCCACACTATAAAGAGCAAGCGGAAGACCACCACATTTCTTCAGGAGTTTTGCTGCACCCAGCACTAGCTCGGGTGTACATCTTCCCAGGAGAGCTATTTTTCGagaatcttcttctccaagacttTTCATGTTGTACACATAACCAAAGGTACATTTATCCTCTTCCCGGGGATGGTTGCAACATCTATTAGCTAGGGACTGAGTGTCCGTTGTCACAATTATTCTGCCATTATCCCTGAAGGCATTCCTCAATGAATTCCACTGCATCAAGTGTTTGTCCTTCATGTCATCAACAACGATGAAGTACCTGTTAGACAGATTAATTAATGGAATAAGAGTTTATAGACATAAAGTAGCGGGTAATTCAAATAGGATCTAGGACTAGGAGGCAGGAGCATGTACTCCCGAGTGAAACAAATGATATTCTTGATTCTAAAAAGTTCTGAAGCAACTTACACATGTACATGTCCatattctatgtgttggttgattCTATTGTACAATTATAGACATATGAAAATCAACCACTGTAGAATTCACATCATCATAAG
This DNA window, taken from Triticum aestivum cultivar Chinese Spring chromosome 1D, IWGSC CS RefSeq v2.1, whole genome shotgun sequence, encodes the following:
- the LOC123179918 gene encoding disease resistance protein RGA4 yields the protein MVSPAGLVAEKAAATAFANVVMGRLNRELDKKYQMWKNIRTEISSLQTDLGILAAAVDDHQTMAAAPRTAVARVYGEEIRELTHDIEDCVERFLHRITCKPGASRARRSAHAIRTFRTRLRFAAKIKEFRSRVAEARERALKVAMLADGAQQSNIIDTVGYAQDCCHPVGIEWATMELRRLLDIEPNQDEAEGTSNNTPAAAQAQLRVVAIVGFGGSGKTTLAKAVYDNVHREGSLRCAWVDGHSLDHKDANGIIQHIQEKLHLGEGCSATLPTEQHQDRYFIVVDDMKDKHLMQWNSLRNAFRDNGRIIVTTDTQSLANRCCNHPREEDKCTFGYVYNMKSLGEEDSRKIALLGRCTPELVLGAAKLLKKCGGLPLALYSVACQLSCENVLTGKFCNKLCNELGTYLEREDDEPNFARLRGVLRENYTSLSDYTVRTCLLYLGIFPVDRPFKKNVMIRRWLAEGYARHHQGRHQTAANENFKTLINRSIILPVAPISNAIGKTCKAHGIMHAFTLHKSMSKKFIMPFGAQQKKVRHFFIHDSDVINSRTMPDIDLSRVRSLTVIGNACDAISNFSQYKLTRVLDMEGCIDVRDCHLKDICKLWNLRYLSLGPNITMIPKEIAQLKLLETLDASKARVNVLPVEAIELPCLIHLIGKFKLQDPVKTERLPKECMLETVAGFVADKGRGFLLLMDHMKKLNKVKIWCECEETEQDQAGMNGNLSKAIQKYIETPMGEDNVRSLSLYFQGLPQGSLSALDQICQHYSLRAGHVCHLSSLKLHGNSNPAILPKFVALFRDLTKLSISTTVSVTRYLLSVLGEMPVLLYLKLAANSVDGLVIQHGKFRSLHCLCLELKLVGTSVLTIEDGARSEIISLQLICKNLVGLSNIEITHLRELKEIALHPDVAEETRKAWEAEARNHHNRPNVLSIAGDHEEEPAHEYHIREEHPAAKNETPATCSALALEVDPESNATSPVKPGLVVDFAKGAESAPASWHAAQLQTVPTSATC